Genomic DNA from Terriglobia bacterium:
CAAGGGTGGACGCCCGACGGCAAAGCGGTCCTCTTCTCCTCCACGCGCGCCACGTGGGCTCCAAGCGGCGCTCCGCGCTTCTGGACGGTGCCCGCAGAGGGGGGCGTCGAGGAACCCATGGCTCCGCCCCGCGCTTATCAAGGAAAAATTTCCGCTGACGGCACGCGCATCGCCTACCGGATGAACAACTCGTGGGATGAGGAGCGCCGCAACTACCGTGGCGGGCAGAATCGCCCGATCTGGATTGTCGACCTCAAGAGCTTCGACCTGGTGTCGCCACCCTGGACCGACTCGAAGGACGTGGACCCCGTCTGGATAGGTGACGCGGTGTACTTTATTTCGGACCGCGACGGCGTGGCCAACGTCTGGGCTTACGACACGAAGGCGAAGAGGCTGATGCAGGTCACAAAGTTCACCGACTTCGATGTCAAGGCGATCAACTCGGGTGCCGGCGCTGTGGTGTTCGAGCAGGCGGGCTACGTCCACGAACTGGATCCGAAGACGGGCAAAGAGCACATCGTGAATATTACCGCGACGGGCGATTTCCCGTGGATGATGCCGAAGTGGGAGGATGTGACCAGCCGCATGTCGAACATCGCGCTCTCTCCTACCGGAAAGCGCGTGGTGGTGGAGGCGCGCGGCGAGATCTTCACGATTCCTGCCGAGAAAGGGGACGTCAGGAACCTCAGCAACTCGAGCGGGTCGGCCGAACGCGATCCCGCCTGGTCTCCTGACGGGAAATACGTCTCGTACTTCAGCGACAAGTCGGGGGAGTACAAGCTCGTGATCGAAGCGCAGGACGGGCTCACGCCTCCCCGCGAGATCGCGCTGGCGAATCCGACGCACTACTACACGCCCTCATGGTCTCCCGACTCCAAGAAAATCGTTTACACCGATACGAATCTGAAAGTATGGGTCCTCGACGTCGCGAACGGCCAGGCCAAAGTCGTGGGCAATGATCCCTGGATGGTGCCGCAGCGCACTCTGAACCCCGTCTGGAGTCCCGACTCGAAGTGGGTCGCCTACTCGAGCCGGTTGCAGTCCCTGTATCACGCGATTTTCGCGAGCAATGTCGAGACCGGTGAGACGAAGCAGGTCACCGACGGTCTGGCCGACGCGGTCTGGCCTGCCTGGGACGCGAGCGGCAAGTATCTCTGGTTTCTGGCTTCAACGGATTTCGGGCTGGCGTCGCAATGGCTCGACATGACCTCTTACGACCATAGCGAGACCTTCGGGCTGTACTTTGCGATTCTGAAGAAAGGCGAATCGAGCCCACTGCTGCCGGAGAGTGACGAAGACATCGGCGTATCGAGTGCGCCCGGCAGTGGCGGTTCAGGCCGTGGCGGACGCGGCGGCGGTGCAGCGGCGGCAGAAACCGGTGATCAGCCCGCCCAGGCAGACCGTAGTGCTCGGGCCCCCGTCACCGTGCAGATCGATGCCGATGGACTGCAGCAACGCATCATTTCCGTGCCCGGCGTGCCGGAGCGTCAGTACTCGCAGCTGCGAGCCGGCCTCGCGGGCACGGTTTACTATCTGGAGGCTGCCGGAGGAGGCGGACGCGGCGGCGGTGCAGGCGGCGGTGGCGGCAGCGTCTTGAACCGCTATCGATTGAGCGACCGTCGCGCGGCCTCGTTTGTCACGGGTGTCGCGGAATACGACATCAGCGCTGACGGCCGCAGATTGTTGTACCGCGCCGGCGGTGGCGGTGGGGGCGGCCGTGGGGGCGCGGGCGGCGGCACGAGTCCCAGCCTGTTCCTGGTGGACGCCGATCGCACGCCGCCGCAGGCCGGGCAGGGGCGTCTCAACGTGACCCTGCGCATGTATCTTGATCCGAAGGAGGAATTCAAGCAGATCTTCAACGAGGGCTGGCGCAACCAGCGCGATTATCTCTATGTGCCGAATCTGCATGGCACCGACTGGGCAAAGGACAAGGAGATGTATGGACAGCTCCTGCCCTACGTGATGCACCGGGCAGATCTCAACTACCTGCTCGACAACATGGGTGCGGAGATCGCCATCGGGCACTCATATGTGCGCGGCGGCGACATGCCGGCCGTGCCGCAGTCGCCCGGCGGGCTGCTCGGCGCCGATTTCACGATCGACAGCGGGCGCTACAAGATCACGAGGATCTACGACAATGAGAGCTGGAATCCGGATCTGCGCGCACCGCTCGCATCGCCCGGCGTGGACGTTGCGGTCGGAGACTACATCCTCGCGATCAACGGCATGGAGTTGAGGGCGCCGGACAACATCTACCGC
This window encodes:
- a CDS encoding PDZ domain-containing protein encodes the protein MSMCTFSAKIRFLPLLALTLFASLAATADGGATRLLRTPTVSATQIAFAYANNIWIVERAGGVARRLTSFQGQTVNPHFSPDGKWIAFSAEYAGNTDVYVVPALGGEPRRLTWHPGADLVQGWTPDGKAVLFSSTRATWAPSGAPRFWTVPAEGGVEEPMAPPRAYQGKISADGTRIAYRMNNSWDEERRNYRGGQNRPIWIVDLKSFDLVSPPWTDSKDVDPVWIGDAVYFISDRDGVANVWAYDTKAKRLMQVTKFTDFDVKAINSGAGAVVFEQAGYVHELDPKTGKEHIVNITATGDFPWMMPKWEDVTSRMSNIALSPTGKRVVVEARGEIFTIPAEKGDVRNLSNSSGSAERDPAWSPDGKYVSYFSDKSGEYKLVIEAQDGLTPPREIALANPTHYYTPSWSPDSKKIVYTDTNLKVWVLDVANGQAKVVGNDPWMVPQRTLNPVWSPDSKWVAYSSRLQSLYHAIFASNVETGETKQVTDGLADAVWPAWDASGKYLWFLASTDFGLASQWLDMTSYDHSETFGLYFAILKKGESSPLLPESDEDIGVSSAPGSGGSGRGGRGGGAAAAETGDQPAQADRSARAPVTVQIDADGLQQRIISVPGVPERQYSQLRAGLAGTVYYLEAAGGGGRGGGAGGGGGSVLNRYRLSDRRAASFVTGVAEYDISADGRRLLYRAGGGGGGGRGGAGGGTSPSLFLVDADRTPPQAGQGRLNVTLRMYLDPKEEFKQIFNEGWRNQRDYLYVPNLHGTDWAKDKEMYGQLLPYVMHRADLNYLLDNMGAEIAIGHSYVRGGDMPAVPQSPGGLLGADFTIDSGRYKITRIYDNESWNPDLRAPLASPGVDVAVGDYILAINGMELRAPDNIYRLLDGTANRQTVLTISSRPVMEGARQITVIPVTSEQGLRTRAWVEYNRRLVDKLSNGQLAYVYLPNTGQPGYTSFNRYYFAQQEKKGAIIDERYNGGGQAADYIIDVLQRDFDGYFNNVAGNRYPFTSPAAGIWGPKVMIINEMAGSGGDLMPYMFKLRKIGLLVGKRTWGGLVHTADTPAFIDGGSMIAPRGGFFSREGRWAVENEGVAPDVDVENLPKDVIAGRDPQLERAVQETLRMLKEHPVNRLANEPPPPTTGKRRAPY